The DNA region TTGCTCGACACCGTGTACGCGTCGCGCGGCAGACGCAGGTCGGCGATCACGTCGCCCATCAGGCGCTCGGCATCGCCCGCGTTGTACGTCTCGGCGTTATCGAAGAAATTCACGCCATGGTCGTAGGCCAGCGCGATCAGCTCACGCGCTTCCGACCGGCCGACCTGGCGACCGAACGTGACCCACGCGCCGTACGACAGCGCCGAAACCTTGAGACCGGTCGAACCGAGGCGACGGTATTCCATGGCGAGTTCCTAACGAACGAAGTGAAGGATCGACAACAGCACGATACCAGCGAAAATACCGGCGATAACGTCATCGAGCATGACACCGAAGCCGCCTTTCACGCGGCGGTCGAACCAGGCGATCGGCCATGGCTTCCACACGTCGAACAGACGGAACAGGAGGAATCCGGCAGCCACGGCCCACCACGGTGCAAGCAGCGCAGGCAGCAAGGCGATCCATTGCCCGACGAATTCATCCCAGACGAGGCTGCGATGATCGGCCACGCCAAGGAGGCGCCCGGCGACGTCGCAGGCCCATACGCCCAGCGCGAACGACAGGGCGATGATGACGAGCCAGGCCGGCACCGACAGCTCCCGCAGCAACAGCCACGGAACGATCGCCGCCAGCGACCCGAACGTCCCCTGCGCCTTCGGCGTCAGTCCGGAGCCGAAGCCGCACGCGATCCAGCCCCAGGGCGAGGCCAGCAGGCGACGACGATCGGCAGGATCGAGGACGTACTTCGTGCTCATGCCGCGAAGTGATTCCAGCCGCTGCGAGCGGGCATGAGGGTTTCACCTGCCGCATCGACCACGCGCACACCGGCACCTTCGACGATGCGGCCGATGCGTGTCGCGCCACAACCCAGCCGCGACAGCACGGCGCCGACTTCGGCCGCCTTGTCGGCTGGTACGGTGAAACACAGCTCGTAGTCGTCGCCACCGCTCAGAGCGAAATCCTGTGCGTCGGCCTCGGCGAAGTGCGTCAGCAACGCCGACGATCGGGGCAGCAGCGCGGCATCGATGGACGCGCCCACGTTGCTCGCCGTGCAGATGTGGCCAAGGTCGGCGACCAGGCCGTCCGAGACGTCGATGCACGCCGTTGCCACGCCACGCAGCGCCTGCCCTGCCGCGACACGCGGCACAGGGCGATTCAGTCGCTCGATCATGGCTGCGTAAGGCGTCGTGTCGGCTTCATCGAGGCAACGCAGACCCGCGGCGGCGTCACCGAGCGTCCCGGTGACCATCACCACGTCGCCGACGCGCGCGCCCGACCGCAGCAGCGCCTCGCCCGGTGCGGTAAAGCCATGCACGGCAACGGTGACGGTAAGCGGGCCGCGCGTGGTGTCGCCACCGATCAGGGCGAGCCGATAAGGCGTCGCCAGTTCGGCGAAGCCCTGCGCGAGGCCGTCGAAAAAGGCTTCATCGCCATCGGGCGTCGTCAGCGCGAGCAACGCCCACGCGGGAGTGGCACCCATGGCCGCCAGATCCGACAGATTGACCGCCAGCGCTTTCCAGCCGATATCGGATGCGGACGTGCCGACGGGAAAGTGGACACCCTCGACGAGAGTGTCCACGGCGATCGCGAGCTCACGTCCGGCCGGTACCGCCACCACGGCGGCATCGTCACCGATGCCGGTCACCACATCGTCGCGATGGACGCTTGTGTGACGACGGATACGATCGATCAGGTCGAATTCCATGCAGGTTCCTTGTCCCGCGAGGATTCGCGGTCCGCTCAGGATCGCTTCTCGGCCGTACGCCAGTGCGTCGCGAGTTTGTCGAGAACACCGTTCACATAGCTGTGGCCGTGATCGGCGCCGAACCGCTTGGTGGCTTCCACGGCCTCATTGATCACCACGCGATACGGCACGTCCGGGCGGTATTTCAGCTCGTAGGCACCCATGCGCAGGGCCGACAGCTCGATGGGGTCGATCTGCGACACCTCACGGTCGACGAAGGGCTTGATGCCGTCGTCCAGTTCCTTCACGTGCTTCTCGACGCCGCGCAGGATGTCCTCGAAGTATTCGAGATCGGCGACGACCATGTCCTGCTCGTGGCGGAACTGCTCGATCACGCTGCCCATTTTCGAGCCACCCACCTGCCAGGCATATAGCGCCTGCAGCGCGCGGCGGCGTGCGCGCGAACGCGCGGCGAGGTCGATACCGTGAGGAGGAGTGTTCATTTACCCAGCTTCGTGTAGAGGTTGGCCATTTCGATCGCAACCATGGCCGCGTCGCTGCCCTTGTTTCCGGCCTTGGTGCCGGCGCGCTCGATGGCTTGCTCGATGCTGTCGGTGGTCAGCACACCGAACGACACCGGTACGCCGGACGCGTAGGCGGCCTGACCGAGACCCTTGGCGGCTTCGCCGGCCACGTAGTCGAAGTGCGGCGTGGAACCGCGGATGACCGCGCCCAGGCCGATCACCGCGGCGTAGTTGCCGGCGCCGGCTACCTTATAAGCGGCCTGAGCGATTTCCCAGGCGCCAGGAACGCGGATGAGGTCGATCGCATCATCATTCACGCCATGACGGACGAGGGTGTCACGCGCGCCCTGGATCAGCGGCTCGACGACGAAGCTGTTGAAACGGCCCGCGACGATGGCGAAACGGCCCTTGGGGGTGGCGAAATCGCCTTCGATGATCTTCATGTTCGGTTGTCCTGTGGCGGATCGGCCGCCGCGCGGCCGGGTATTTTACGGGGTTTTCGGCCGGGGGTGGCCGGTAAACGTGAGAGCGGCCTCGCCGGCGGCGACGCGAAGCCGTGCCGGGGCGCCGAAAGGCAGGGTGAACTTGCTCGGCCCATGGCCGAAAGGCAGGCCGCGCACCACTGGTATGCCGCTGGCAGCGGCGATCCGGTCGAAGGCGACATCGACGTCATAGCCGTTGTCGTATTCGGTCACGCGGTAGTTGATGAAGTCGCCCATGACCAGGGCGGCCTGTCGACGCAGGACACCGGCATGGAGCAGCTGGTAAAGCATGCGCTCCACGCGATAAGGCGGCTCGGCCAGATCCTCGACCACCAGAATGCCGCCTTCGATGGCGGGAAAGTAAGGCGTGCCCGCCAGGCCGGCGAGCATCGCCAGGTTGCCGCCCCAGACCGGACCTTCGACGGCGACGTCGACGGTTGCCGGCGCGGCCCACGTCGCCGAGCCCTCCGCCGAGGAGAGCGTCTGCCAGAAGCTTTTCCAGGTCAGTTCGTCGAGATGCAACGCCCCGAAATCGCCGCCGAGCATGGGGCCGCCGAGCGTGATCAGGCCGGACTTCGCATACAGAGCGCATTGCACGGCGGTGAAATCGCTCTGCCCCACCAGGGCGATCGGTGCATCGCGCAGCCGCTTTGCCAGGCCGTCGTAGTCGAGCAGGGGAAGGATGGGATGCGCACCGTAGCCGCCACGGATGGCAAGCGCGATATCCGGCAGCTCCCGCGACGGATCGGCGAGCGCGTTGATGTCCGCGGCGCGCTGGGCGTCGCTGCCCGCGAACCGGAGTTCGCGTCGCGAGAGGACCTCCAGACCACTCACCCGATGGCCTGCGGCCTCGAGGCGGGCGATGCCTCGCTGCATGGCTTCAGCGGATTGCGGGTAGCCGGACGGGGCGATGAGACGGATGTCGTAGGTCTGGGGCATGGAGTCTGCGTGGTCTGCCAGGGACTGCCTAGCAATAAGGGGTAGGCGGCGGGATGGCAACCCGCCGGGCTCAGCCTGCCTGTTCCACCACCTCGAGCCCGAAACCCGCGATGCCGACGAAGCGACGCGGGGTCCCCATGACACGCAGTTGTCTGACCCCCAGGTCCGTCAGGATCTGCGCACCGAGGCCCAGCTGTCGCCATTCCTGATCGTCCCCGGGGGCGGGCGTCGGCGCGACGTCCCGCTTGAGCCGGCCGAGCAAGGACTCGGCCGTGTCGCCACCGGAAAGGACCACGAGGACGCCACGGTCCGCCTCGTCGATGCGACGCAAGGCATCGGTGACCGTCTGGCCGAGGTCGTCCCGCTTCAGGTGAAGCACATCCGACAAGGTGTTGCGGACATGGACCCGGGTCAGCACCGGCTCGCCATCGGCGACGTCGCCGCGCACCAGCGCGAAGTGCAGACCGTCACGAATCGCATCGCGGAAAGCGACCAGGCGGAAAGCACCGAACTCCGTGTCGACATCTTCTTCGTGCACACGCTCGACCGTCTTCTCGGTTTCAAGGCGGTAGCGGATGAGGTCGGCGATGGTGCCGATCTTCAGCCCGTGCTTCGCGGCGAAGATCTCCAGCTCGGGACGGCGCGCCATCGAACCGTCGTCGTGGAGGATCTCGATCAGCACCGACGATGGCTCGAGTCCGGCCAGCGCGGCGAGATCGCAACCCGCTTCGGTGTGGCCCGCGCGGCTCAGGACACCACCGGCCTGTGCCGTGAGCGGAAAGATGTGGCCGGGCATGGTGATATCGGCCGGTTTGGCATCCTTCGCGGCGGCCACGCGGATCGTGTGCGCGCGGTCCTGCGCCGAGATGCCGGTGGTGACGCCTTCCGCGGCCTCGATCGAGACGGTGAAGTTGGTGTGGTAGGGCGACGTGTTGTCGCTGACCATCGGCTTCAGGCCCAGCTGGCGGGTATGCCGCTCCGTGAGGGTGAGGCAGAGCAGCCCACGGGCCTCGCGGACCATGAAGTTGACGTCCTCGGGACGGACCTTCTCGGCGGCCATCACGATATCGCCTTCGTTCTCACGGTCTTCGTCGTCGAGGATGACGACCATGCGCCCCTGACGAAGATCATCGAGGATCTCGGGAATGGTATGGAAAGACATGCCGGGATTCCTCAGGCGAAACCGTGCTGTTTCAGAAAGGCCTCGTCGAGGCGCGGGGCATCGCCACTGGCGAGCAGGCGCTCGACGTAACGGGCGACCACGTCGACCTCGATGTTCACGGCGTCGCCGGGACGGCGATCCGAGAACGCCGTATGTTCGACGGTATGGGGGATGAGGTTCACCCCGAAACGGTGACCGCTCACTTCATTCACCGTGAGGCTGGTGCCATCGATGCAAACCGAACCCTTGTGCGCGATGTAGCGAGCGAGGTCGGCCGGCACTTCGAAGGTCCAGCGCTGAGAACGCCCGTCCGGGACGACGGAGACGACCTTGCCGGCGCCATCCACGTGACCGGAGACCAGGTGACCGCCGAGGCGGTCGGCCAGGCGCAGCGCCTTCTCGAGGTTCACCGGGTCGCCGGCCTTGTGCTGGCCCAGCGTGGTGTGTGCGAGGGTCTCGTTGGAGACGTCGGCGGCAAAGTGCTTCGCGTCGAACTCGATCACGGTGAGGCACACGCCGGACACGGCGATGCTGTCGCCGAGGGCGACATCGGACATGTCGAGGGAAGCGGTATCGACGACGAGACGGACGTCACCGCCACGCGGCTCCAGCCGCGCGATGCGGCCGACGGCCTGGATGATGCCGGTGAACATGTCAGCGACCTCCGTGGATGGAGGCGGCGATGGAGAGTCGGTTTTTCATGAAACGTTTCCCGCGGTGGTGAGCGAAAAACGCCCCAAGGCGCATGGCGCCGCTCGCTCCCTGGGGAACGTGCGACCGCCGTCTTCTTTCATCCGGACTGTAACCGTCGGCTCCGGCATCGAACCGGATCTGCTGACCTCCCGGCATGACACCGGGAGCGCTCGCGGGCTCGTTTCCTTACGGAAACCTACCGCCGGTGGGGAGTTTCGCCCCGCCCTGAAGACGCTGTGGAGGCGAGAGAATAGCATGCCGCCATCCCTCGCCCTGAGCGAGATGGGCATCGAACGCAGCGAATACAAGCTCCCGCCGGCCCGGGTCAGCCGCGTGCGGGTCGGAGCACCTGATCCATGACCCAGCTGGTGCGCGCGCCGCTCTCCGCGGTGGACGGGCAGACGCCCTTCCCCGTCAGCTCCGCCACGATCGATGCGATCAGTGGCTGCTGGATGTGTTCGGGATTGTCGATGTGGATGTCTTCGCGGCGCCCGTCCGACTCGAGCACGACCGGCCCGTCGCCGAAGGTGGCGAAGATCAGGCGACCGCGGTCGCCGACGATCTCGACGCGGTCCTCGCGGCGATCGGCACAGAAATTCCACACGCCCGTGCCGAGCACCCCGCTGTCGAAACGGAACGCCATGGCGACGGTGTCTTCCGCGGCATAAGCGTTCGCCTGATTCGTGGCCATGCCCCGGGCGTCGACGATGGGGCCGAGCAGGAAGTCGAGGATGTCCAGCGTATGGCAGCCGATATCGACGAACACGCCACCCCCGGAAATTTCAGGACGCACTGTCCACGGCAGATTCTCGGGATCGCGGTAGCGCGCTTCGAGCGGATGGTGCAGGACCACGTTGACCAGCCGCGGCGTGCCGATGGCGCCTTCACGCAGCAGCCCGGCGATACGCCGGAAGCGCGGAAGAGCGCGGCGGTAATAGGCGACGAACACCGGCACGCCGGCCGCCCTGCCCGCATCGATGATCGCGTCACATTCGGTGCGATCGATCGCCATCGGCTTCTCGACGTACACCGGTTTGCCCGCCGCGATCGCCATCAACGCATAGTCGCGATGACTCGACGGCGGTGTCGCCACGTAAACCGCGTCGACGTCGGGATCGGCGACGAGCGCCGCGGCGTCGTCATACCAGCGAGGAACAGCGTGGCGCTGCGCATAATCGCGCGCCTTGTCGCCATCGCGGCGCATCACCGCGACCAGCGAGGAATCGGGGACTTTCTGGAACGCGGGGCCGCTCTTCACCTCGGTCACCGCGCCGCAGCCGATGATGCCCCAGCGAACACGCGCGTACGTCATGACGTCGGGCGCAACTGCAGTCGCGTGTCGTCACCGACCTGGCGACGATCCACCGTGGTCAGACGCCAGCGCGACGCCATGTCGTCGAGCGGCGGAAGGTGCAGCATCGGTCGCCCGGTGTGACCCAGCAGGATCGGCGCGACGTAAACGAGCAGTTCGTCGGCAAGCCCGGCGGCGAACAAGGCACCGCAAAGCACCGGCCCCGCCTCCACATGAACCTCGTTGACGTCACGCAGCGCCAGCCAGTGGAGCACGGTGCGCAGGTCGAGGCCTCCGGACGCTTCGCGACGCAGGGGCGCGCGCTGCACGTCGGCAAGATGCGCGGGAATCGCCGCATCCGCGGCATGGAACAGAACCGTCGGCGCCGACCCGTCGAGCACGCGCGCACCGGCGGGCGTACGCAATGAGGTATCGATGATGGCCCGCAGCGGAGGCACGAAGGACTGGCCTTCCGGCAGGCGGACGGTGAGTTGCGGATCGTCGGCGAGGACGGTGCCGCTGGCGGACAGGATCGCCGAGGAGCGCGCGCGCCAGCGCTGCACATCCGCGCGCGCCGCTTCGCCCGTGATCCATTTCGACGAGCCGTCGGCGAGCGCCGTGCGACCGTCGAGGCTCATGGCGAGTTTGACGCGCACCCACGGCCGACCGCGCTGAATCCGGCTGAAGAACCCGATGTTGAGTTCGTGCGCGGCGTCACGCATCAGACCGACCTGCACGCCGATGCCCGCCGCACGAAGTTTTTCGATGCCTTCGCCGTCGACCTTGTCGAAGGGGTCCTCGTGCGCGATGACCACACGACCGACACCCGCGGCGATCAGCGCATCCGCGCACGGTGGCGTGCGGCCGTGATGTGCGCATGGCTCGAGGGTCACGTACGCCGTGGCGCCACGTGCCGACTCACCGGCTTCGTGCAGGGCGAAGATTTCCGCATGCGGTTCGCCGGCACGCGGGTGCCAGCCCGTGCCGAGCACGGTGTCGCCACGTGCGATGACGCAGCCCACGCGAGGATTCGGCTGGGTGGTGGCGAGCCCGTGCCCGGCGAGCCTAAGCGCGTGCGCCATGTGGACGTGATCCACGGCGGGGAAGAACGGCCGCGACATCCTCAGCCCTTGCGCCCGCGCCTGGCCGCATCCAGCAGCGGCAATTGCAGGCCTTCGACCGAGGGCAGATCGCGCTCGAGCTTTTCGATTTCCTCGCGGAACGCGTGGACGTCCTCGAACCGGCGATAGACCGACGCGAAGCGCACGTAGGCCACCTGATCGAGGGGTTTGAGCTCACGCATCACGAGCTCGCCGACCTGGCGCGACGGGACTTCGCGCTCGCCGAGCCGACGCAGATCGTTGATGACCGCGCGCACCGCGGTATCCACCGCATCGCTGGCGACAGGCCGCTTCTGCAGCGCCCTCTCGAAGCTGACGCGCAGCTTGTGTTCGTCGAACGGCTCGCGACGATCGCCGGATTTGACGATCGCCGGGAGCTTCAGTTCCGCCGTTTCGAACGTGTTGAACCGCTCGCCGCACTGCGGACACTCGCGCCGGCGACGCACCGTGCTCCCGTCTTCGGTGAGGCGGGAGTCGATGACGCGGGTGTCTTCATGCTGGCAGAACGGACAATGCATCGATCAGCCGTAAACCGGGAACCTGGCGCACTGCGCCGTGACCTTCTCGCGGACCGAGGCGATGACCGCCTCGTCGCCCGGCGCGTCCAGCACGTCGCAGATCCACTGGGTCAGCTCGATGGTGTCCGCTTCCAGATAGCCGCGGGTGGTGATCGCCGGCGTACCGACGCGCAGGCCCGAGGTGACGAACGGCGAGCGCGGGTCGTTAGGTACGGCATTCTTGTTGACCGTGATGTGCGCCTTGCCGAGGGCCGCTTCCGCGTCCTTGCCGGTGACATCGCGGCCGATCAGGTCGACCAGCATCAGGTGGTTCTCGGTACCGCCGGAGACCACCTTGTAGCCACGCTCGATCAGCGTCTTCGCCATGGCCTTGGCGTTCTTCACGACCTGACCCTGGTACGCCTTGAACTCGGGCTCGAGCGCTTCCTTGAAGGCCACGGCCTTGGCCGCGATGACGTGCATCAGCGGACCGCCCTGGATACCCGGGAACACGATCGACTGGAGCTTCTTCTCAAGCTCCTCGCCGAGACCCTTCGCCACGATGATGCCGCCGCGCGGACCGCGAAGCGTCTTGTGCGTGGTGGACGTCACGACGTGGGCATGGTCGATCGGGCTCGGATAGTGCCCCGTGGCGACGAGGCCGGCGATGTGCGCCATGTCGACGAACAGGTACGCACCGACCTTGTCGGCGATCGCGCGGAAACGCGCCCAGTCCATGATCTGCGAATAGGCCGAGAAACCGGCGACGATCATCTTCGGCTTATGCTCGACGGCGAGCTTTTCGATCTCGTCGTAGTCGACCAGACCCGACTCCGGGTCGATGCCGTACTGCACGGCATTGAAGATCTTGCCGGAGAAATTGACCTTGGCACCGTGGGTCAGGTGACCGCCGTGGGCGAGGCTCATGCCGAGAATCGTGTCACCCGGCTGCAGCAGCGCGAAGTACACGGCCTGGTTCGCCTGCGAGCCGGAATGCGGCTGCACGTTGGCGTAGTCCGCCCCGAAGAGCTTTTTCAGACGCTCGATGGCCAGCTTCTCGGCGATGTCCACGTACTCGCAGCCGCCGTAGTAGCGCTTACCGGGATACCCCTCGGCGTACTTGTTGGTCAGCGACGAACCCTGGGCCTCCATGACGCGCGGGCTGGCGTAGTTCTCGGAGGCGATCAGCTCGACGTGATCTTCCTGGCGACGGGTCTCGTCGGCGATGGCCCTGGCGAGTTCGTCGTCATAGCCAGCGATCGTTGCATCCTTCGGGAACATCTCGACCTCATGGGGCAGGTGGGGAAACAAGACCGAAAGTGTAGCGGTAGCGGCGATTTGCGGCCACTGCCGCCCCGTCTCAAGGCAATTGGGACCCGCACCTACGTATCGCCGGGGCCACGCCCCGCCCGACTCCGGGGCGGGCGCCGACTCTGTGCGCCTTCGCTCGCAAAGTAAGGTTTGTCCGCGCTATGTGCGCATTTCCCCACACAGAATGGATTCTGCATCGATGCACCTGCCTCGCTCCGGCCGACTCGCCGTCAGCCTGATTCTCTTCGCCACCGCGTGGCACGCGGGCGCCACGACCGCCGATGCCCGGGTCACCACCTTCGACAAGCACGTGTCGGCCGGCCTCCCGCAGGCGTTCTCCCTCCCGGTCGAAGATGGCCAGACCGCCCGCCGGGTGCTCGTGGCCCGGCGCCTCAACAGCGACGTGGTGCTTCCGGACGGCAATCACGCCACGCTGTATACGGGTAACGTCGCCGGCCAGGAAGCCGTGTTCTCCCGGACTGGCGAGACGCTGAATATTTCCGTCGACGAACCCGCGGAGGGCAAGCTGACGCGTTCCCGGCGAGCCGCCGCCCTTGCGAACCGCTCGCCGACGCCGCCGGAGAACGACGACGACCCGGCGGGGCCCGATGCGTTGCGCTTCTGGATCTTCCTGCACGACCGCGCGGGTGAGCCCGATTACGCGAAGTTCCATCACTGGTACCTGGGCTGGTGGATCAAGGATATGGAAACGGCGGTGCGGCCCGGCGTCGCGATCAAGGTCATCCTGCAGGCCAACGTGCCGGGTATCACCGATCTCGATTACATGAATGCAAAGCCGGAGGCGCTCTATCGGGAGCTGCTGGTCAATGCGCGGAAGTACGCGGAGGCGCGGGGCGAACGACCCGATCGACTGACCAAGTACATGCTTTTCGTCGGCGACAGACCGACCCGATGGAGGCAGGAAGGCACGTACGGTGAGTCCGAAGCCATGCGAGGGGTGGCCATGGCCACGGGCTGGGGCCCGCGTCACATCGTGGCTCATGAATTCGGTCACCTGCTGGATGCGCGGCACGAATACGCCGAGACCCGCTGGTGCGTGACCAACATGAAGGACTACACCATCGGCTTCGTCAGCTGCCGCTACTACTCCAGGCGCAACGACGACCAGATTCGCGCCTACGTGAGGCGCGCCCTGGAACCCTGACCGGCTCAGTTCAGGATCATGGAGAAGCTGCGTTCGGCCAGCACCTCCGGGTCGGGACCGTGCCGGAGATATGAACGGATGCGCCGGGCGTTGTCGTACGAAAAGCGGTGGCAGTCGCCGATGAGATCGGCGGTACCTGTCGCCATGTTGGTCACGCACCACCACCAGCCTTCGTAACGTCGCTCGGCCAGTCCGTGCTCGGCGCCCAGGGTGTGACCGAACTCGTGGGCCACGATGTTGACCCGGCCTTCGGTGGACGCCATGGCCTCGTTGCCGCCCTCGAACGCCACCCCGAAAGCGTCCGTCATCGGGCGGTCGCGGCTCATGAGCAGGTATTTGTGTTTGTAGGTCTTGCCATGGGCCAGGCCGTAAAGTTCGGCATAGGCCTTGACGGTCTCGTGCCAGTTGTCCAGCGCCTCGGGGTAGCCGTAAGGCATGTCGGTGACGCCGGGTATCCGATAGCGGTAGGACATGCGGATGTTCTCCGCCGGCAGGATCTTGCGCGCGAGTTCCGTAAGCCACCAGGCGGCGAACACGGAGTGGATATGCAGCGGTCTGGCGTCGAGATCGTCGTGAATCAGAACGAAGAAATGAGGGGAATAGGCCAGCGGATCCTCGATGGCGCGGACGCCGCGCCCCAGCGATGCCTGCTCCGACAATAACGGCGGGTCCATGTCGAACGGCCACCCCGGCATGACGTGCGACTCGTCACGCGGCCGGGGGACGGGACGGCGTCCGGGCTCGGGAGCGTCGGGGTTCCGTACACGCTCCCGCAGCACATCCGGACTCCCTGCCGTATAGCCCGTGACATCGACACCGTCCCGGACGGGCACGCTGATATCGACCTGAGTGCCGATCCGGGTGATCGCCGCCTCCCGCCCGCCAAACAGACCGCGATACATGCGCCCGGCGGGCATCCCCGGAATGTCTACCTCGATATTCAGAGCATCCTGCACGACGAGCTGCGCCGCCGCGACGTCGCGGCGCGGGCGGTGGACGTCGACCGGCACGGCGATGTCGGCGGGCAGCCCGGCAGCCACCGCTTTATCGAACGCCTCGACGAAGCCACTCACCGGATCGTCGGCGGGCGCGGCGGGCGGGAGCGGATGTTCCGGCCCGTGCGCGAACGCACACGGCGTGGCGAGGAGGAGAGCCGCCAGCAGGCACGGGCCGGCACGAAAGACGGGGAGAAACATGCATTCAGTCCTTGAATGAGGGCGGAAGACCCGCCGGGGAGCGGAAGGTTACCGGCCCCGGACCGCCGCGGTGGGTCCACGGACAACCGCCGGGCGGCTGGCCTACGGGAATATCCGCCCTGCTCCCGGAACCGGTCGCAGACCCGCCCCGCGGCGTCACTGGCACCTCCCGCGACCCGCTATAATGGGAGTTTGTACCCGCGCGTCGACGCCCCCTCCACCTCGGAGGGCAGGCGGCCGCGCCTTCCGGAGGCCGCATGCAATACATCTACACCATGAATGGGGTGAGCAAGATCGTCCCCCCGAAACGCCACATCATCAAGGACATTTCCCTGTCCTTCTTCCCTGGCGCCAAGATCGGCCTGCTTGGTATCAACGGCTCGGGCAAGTCGACGGTGCTGCGGATCATGGCCGGCGTCGACAAGGACTTCCAGGGTGAGGCCCGCGCCAATCCGGGTACGAAAATCGGCTATCTCGCGCAGGAGCCGGACCTCGACCCGAACAAGACCGTACGCGAAGTGGTCGAAGAAGGCGTCTCCGAGGTCCTGGACGCCCAGAAGCGCCTCGAAGAGGTCTACGCGGCCTACGCGGAAGAAGGCGCCGACTTCGACAAGCTCGCCAAGGAGCAGGAGGCCCTCGAAGGCATCCTCGCCGCCAACGATGCGCATGCGCTCGAGCGCCAGCTCGAAGTGGCCGCCGACGCGCTGCGCCTGCCGCCCTGGGATGCCCTCGTCGGCCCCCTCTCCGGCGGTGAGAAGCGCCGCGTCGCCCTGTGCCGCCTGCTTCTGTCCAAGCCGGACATGCTTCTGCTCGACGAGCCCACCAACCATCTCGACGCCGAGTCGGTCGACTGGCTCGAAACCTTCCTGCACGATTACCCGGGCACCGTGGTCGCGGTCACCCATGACCGCTACTTCCTCGACAACGCCGCCGAGTGGATCCTCGAACTCGATCGCGGTCGCGGCATTCCCTGGAAGGGCAACTACACCGAATGGCTCGAGCAGAAGGGCGAGCGCCTGAAGCAGGAAGCCAACCAGGAGAAGTCGCGTCAGAAGGCTCTGCAGAAGGAACTCGACTGGATCCGCACGGCAGCCAAGGGACGTCAGTCCAAGGGCAAGGCGCGTATCAACCGCTTCGAGGAACTGAACTCGGTCGAGTACCAGCGCCGTAACGAGACGAACGAAATCTTCATTCCGCCCGGTGAGCGCCTGGGTCAGGAGGTCATCGAGTTCAAGAACGTCACCAAGTCGTTCGGCGACCGCATGCTCATCGAAGACCTGTCGTTCAAGATCCCGCCGGGCGCCATCGTCGGCATCATCGGCCCGAACGGCGCCGGTAAGTCCACGCTCATGAAGATGATCATGAACCTGGAAAAGCCGGACTCGGGCGAGGTCAAGCATGGCCA from Luteibacter mycovicinus includes:
- the ribD gene encoding bifunctional diaminohydroxyphosphoribosylaminopyrimidine deaminase/5-amino-6-(5-phosphoribosylamino)uracil reductase RibD, which codes for MAHALRLAGHGLATTQPNPRVGCVIARGDTVLGTGWHPRAGEPHAEIFALHEAGESARGATAYVTLEPCAHHGRTPPCADALIAAGVGRVVIAHEDPFDKVDGEGIEKLRAAGIGVQVGLMRDAAHELNIGFFSRIQRGRPWVRVKLAMSLDGRTALADGSSKWITGEAARADVQRWRARSSAILSASGTVLADDPQLTVRLPEGQSFVPPLRAIIDTSLRTPAGARVLDGSAPTVLFHAADAAIPAHLADVQRAPLRREASGGLDLRTVLHWLALRDVNEVHVEAGPVLCGALFAAGLADELLVYVAPILLGHTGRPMLHLPPLDDMASRWRLTTVDRRQVGDDTRLQLRPTS
- the nrdR gene encoding transcriptional regulator NrdR — protein: MHCPFCQHEDTRVIDSRLTEDGSTVRRRRECPQCGERFNTFETAELKLPAIVKSGDRREPFDEHKLRVSFERALQKRPVASDAVDTAVRAVINDLRRLGEREVPSRQVGELVMRELKPLDQVAYVRFASVYRRFEDVHAFREEIEKLERDLPSVEGLQLPLLDAARRGRKG
- the glyA gene encoding serine hydroxymethyltransferase, with the protein product MFPKDATIAGYDDELARAIADETRRQEDHVELIASENYASPRVMEAQGSSLTNKYAEGYPGKRYYGGCEYVDIAEKLAIERLKKLFGADYANVQPHSGSQANQAVYFALLQPGDTILGMSLAHGGHLTHGAKVNFSGKIFNAVQYGIDPESGLVDYDEIEKLAVEHKPKMIVAGFSAYSQIMDWARFRAIADKVGAYLFVDMAHIAGLVATGHYPSPIDHAHVVTSTTHKTLRGPRGGIIVAKGLGEELEKKLQSIVFPGIQGGPLMHVIAAKAVAFKEALEPEFKAYQGQVVKNAKAMAKTLIERGYKVVSGGTENHLMLVDLIGRDVTGKDAEAALGKAHITVNKNAVPNDPRSPFVTSGLRVGTPAITTRGYLEADTIELTQWICDVLDAPGDEAVIASVREKVTAQCARFPVYG
- the ettA gene encoding energy-dependent translational throttle protein EttA: MQYIYTMNGVSKIVPPKRHIIKDISLSFFPGAKIGLLGINGSGKSTVLRIMAGVDKDFQGEARANPGTKIGYLAQEPDLDPNKTVREVVEEGVSEVLDAQKRLEEVYAAYAEEGADFDKLAKEQEALEGILAANDAHALERQLEVAADALRLPPWDALVGPLSGGEKRRVALCRLLLSKPDMLLLDEPTNHLDAESVDWLETFLHDYPGTVVAVTHDRYFLDNAAEWILELDRGRGIPWKGNYTEWLEQKGERLKQEANQEKSRQKALQKELDWIRTAAKGRQSKGKARINRFEELNSVEYQRRNETNEIFIPPGERLGQEVIEFKNVTKSFGDRMLIEDLSFKIPPGAIVGIIGPNGAGKSTLMKMIMNLEKPDSGEVKHGHTVKLAYVDQSRDALDPKNNVWQEVSGGSDILTIGNFEIQSRSYIGRFNFKGTDQQKIVGQLSGGERGRLHMAKTLLQGGNVLLLDEPSNDLDVETLRALEDALLEFPGCAVVISHDRWFLDRIATHIIAFEGDSHVEFFPGNYNEYEADKKRRFGDDAGPKRVKYKKLV